One Salmo salar chromosome ssa01, Ssal_v3.1, whole genome shotgun sequence DNA window includes the following coding sequences:
- the LOC106603742 gene encoding putative Polycomb group protein ASXL2 isoform X5, giving the protein MRERQKKKKGRTWAEAAKTVLEKYPNTPMSHKEILQVIQRERLKEIRSGTSPLACLNAMLHTNSRGEEGIFYKVPGRMGVYTLKKDIGDAVKELSEEGSEEDDSDNLSDSQSTENNNYTNNQEGMRGQWRRRVASTLSSDPSSPQPRCSSPSVPSSKLISPSQKHSKKALKQALKQQRNQRRQGGMPTTSSPRLLIKNVKDMADTIATKTDSCPASGTRKMSQRSSRLSARQLKRTKCAEIDVETPDSILVNTNLRALINKHTFSVLPTECQQKLLTLLPEVDQQACMDGLLKVTSSALNNEFFTSAAQSWKERLAEGEFTPELQLRMRQEIEKEKKVEYWKESFFESYYGENSGLSLEESKELLESGLSLELSATKPQLSPPTQPSPAGQALQDPKVPENSCHTRSSERRLRSSSLPINPTCKPIDSPCKPIEPPSKPIEPSKPRPEPEPVHEETVPVPPVVPPVILPKNVQKTLAVEYPRHRTRSRGLSLPIMAVEAPVVRRQDVMDSTSMVTPLGEKQMEEEEQELKEAQPETPHSPEIPQSPALESPPEVCCKKELRSSLPTDLSKPEPLGLDEHSGERREDVAPERGASVSVSVTPVSTPLSTPVSTPVSTPLSTPVSTPVSTPVSTPVSTPLSTPISSHVSTPISTTPPPEPLKRKSSSSEQEVELTPEKRARITPPTVSVVTSPAATITTAQRVPPLKIPVSRILSVPASPTQVSPRTPLPVPLSPGPSPGRTGARTLADIKAKAQLARAQRAAAAAAASSSSKGAVPGPGPGGGNVEHRASAQTLHSRPPSSTQSQSTTRLSVSSITGQSTCQSPDAVTTPAHSSSVQSSGSSVPFDLSLSQRSSNTGRASLTDDQQRGYSDGLMNPGSLMGPQHGNIQHTSYPPGPQSTSSYTSSVCGVKSQYVSGVSGSSMAARAIHFIPANNPLVTSLLQGKEVPLEQILPKPLAKADVQMAQAKCHDDKGTIKSHSNAGTASGENKSQYLHAGGVEDYSRSEQQGSIGQSTSTIPGTRAGMLAELQCHQRETPNKDIQEQILQALLHRATHQHQNQPFGVSGGAQPAQFGACNLGHQECGDHPRFSAGFPGRKRMSRPALSGHYLLNVSTYGRGSESSKRFHPLTTANTSLTPLANLKREHIGGEAG; this is encoded by the exons atgagggagagacagaagaaaaagaaggggAGGACATGGGCAGAAGCTGCTAAGACG GTATTAGAAAAGTACCCCAACACACCTATGAGCCACAAAGAGATCCTACAGGTGATCCAGagggagagactgaaagagattAG AAG TGGTACTTCCCCGCTGGCCTGTCTCAATGCTATGCTCCACACCAACTCTCGCGGTGAAGAAGGGATCTTCTACAAAGTACCTGGACGAATGGGGGTCTACACACTGAAG aAGGACATTGGGGACGCGGTGAAGGAGCTGTCTGAGGAGGGGTCCGAGGAGGACGATAGTGATAATTTGTCTGATTCCCAGAGCACAGAGAACAACAACTACACTAACAACCAGGAGGGCATGAGGggacagtggaggaggagag TGGCCTCCACGCTGTCTTCTGATCCGTCGTCTCCTCAGCCGCGTTGttcatctccctctgtccccagTAGCAAGCTCATCTCTCCCTCACAGAAACATAGCAAGAAGGCTCTCAAACAG GCCCTGAAGCAGCAGAGGAACCAGCGGAGACAGGGGGGCATGCCCACCACCTCCAGCCCAAGACTGCTCATCAAGAACGTGAAGGACATGGCTGACACCATTGCCACTAAGACCG ACTCCTGTCCTGCTTCTGGTACCAGGAAGATGTCTCAGAGGTCCAGTCGACTCAGTGCAC GGCAACTGAAGCGTACCAAGTGTGCAGAGATAGACGTTGAGACACCAGACTCTATCCTGGTTAACACCAACCTGCGTGCCCTGATCAACAAACACACCTTCTCTGTCCTGCCCACAGAGTGCCAACAGAAGCTACTCACACTGCTGCCTGAGGTCGACCAACAG GCCTGTATGGATGGTCTGTTAAAGGTCACCAGTTCTGCCTTGAACAATGAGTTTTTCACATCAGCAGCTCAGTCCTGGAAAGAACGACTGGCAGAAG GTGAGTTCACTCCTGAGTTGCAGCTGAGAATGCGTCAGGAGATTGAAAAGGAGAAGAAGGTGGAGTATTGGAAGGAAAGTTTCTTTGAGAGCTACTATGGTGAAAA CTCTGGACTCAGCTTAGAGGAATCCAAAGAGCTGCTTGAGTCTGGTCTCAGTCTGGAGCTCTCAGCCACCAAACCCCAGTTGTCTCCTCCAACTCAGCCAAGTCCTGCTGGCCAAGCACTGCAAGATCCCAAGGTCCCTGAGAACAGCTGCCATACTCGTTCTTCAGAGAGGAGGCTCCGATCATCATCACTGCCTATAAACCCTACATGTAAACCCATAGATTCTCCATGTAAACCAATAGAACCTCCATCTAAACCCATAGAGCCTTCCAAGCCAAGACCGGAACCAGAGCCTGTTCACGAAGAAACAGTACCAGTCCCACCCGTTGTCCCACCAGTTATATTACCGAAAAATGTACAGAAGACACTGGCGGTTGAGTACCCCAGACACAGGACTCGTAGCAGAGGTTTATCCCTGCCTATAATGGCAGTGGAGGCACCTGTTGTGAGGAGACAGGACGTGATGGACTCAACCTCAATGGTTACTCCACTTGGGGAGAagcagatggaggaagaggaacaggagctgaaAGAAGCTCAGCCGGAGACCCCCCATTCCCCTGAGATCCCACAGTCCCCTGCCCTGGAGAGTCCTCCAGAGGTTTGCTGCAAGAAGGAGCTCAGGTCATCACTGCCGACCGACCTTTCAAAGCCAGAGCCTCTGGGCTTGGACGAGCacagtggggagaggagggaagatgtTGCACCAGAGAGAGGTGCCTCAGTCTCAGTGTCAGTCACCCCCGtatccacccctctatccactcCCGTATCCACCCCCGtatccacccctctatccacccccgtATCCACCCCCGTATCCACCCCCGTATCCACCCCTGTATCCACCCCTCTATCTACTCCTATATCCAGCCATGTATCTACCCCCATATCCACCACCCCACCCCCAGAGCCGTTGAAAAGGAAGTCCTCATCCAGTGAACAGGAAGTAGAGCTGACTCCAGAGAAGAGGGCCCGCATCACTCCACCGACAGTATCTGTGGTAACCTCTCCAGCAGCCACCATAACAACAGCACAGAGAGTGCCTCCGCTTAAG ATTCCTGTGTCACGAATCCTATCGGTCCCTGCATCTCCAACCCAGGTGTCCCCCAGgacacctctccctgtccccctcagcCCTGGCCCCAGCCCCGGACGCACTGGTGCTCGCACTCTGGCTGACATCAAGGCTAAAGCCCAGCTAGCCCGGGCCCAGCGTGCAGCAGCAGCTGCTGCAGCCAGCTCCTCCTCTAAAGGTGCAGTACCAGGCCCAGGACCAGGAGGAGGCAATGTAGAGCATAGAGCTTCAGCCCAGACCCTCCACTccagacccccctcctccacccagtCTCAGTCAACCACCAGGCTGTCAGTAAGTAGCATCACTGGTCAATCTACCTGTCAATCACCTGATGCAGTCACCACACCAGCCCACTCCAGTTCGGTCCAATCATCAGGCTCCTCTGTGCCCTTTGACCTTAGCCTGTCTCAAAGAAGCTCCAACACCGGTAGAGCGTCTCTCACTGATGACCAACAGAGAGGCTACTCCGATGGTCTGATGAACCCAGGTTCTCTGATGGGACCTCAACATGGGAACATTCAACATACGTCATACCCACCAGGTCCCCAGTCAACCTCTAGCTACACTTCATCTGTGTGTGGTGTGAAGAGCCAGTATGTATCTGGTGTATCTGGAAGCTCCATGGCAGCTAGGGCTATCCACTTTATCCCAGCCAACAACCCTCTGGTCACATCTCTCCTCCAGGGGAAAGAGGTCCCTCTGGAACAGATCCTCCCCAAGCCTCTGGCCAAGGCCGATGTCCAGATGGCCCAGGCCAAATGCCATGATGACAAAGGGACGATAAAGTCTCACAGCAATGCTGGAACAGCCAGTGGTGAGAATAAGAGCCAATACCTACACGCTGGTGGTGTGGAGGACTACAGTAGATCTGAACAGCAAGGATCCATAGGCCAGTCCACTTCCACCATACCTGGAACAAGAGCAGGAATGTTGGCAGAGCTCCAGTGCCATCAAAGGGAAACACCTAACAAAGACATCCAGGAACAGATCCTTCAGGCTCTGTTGCACAGGGCCACCCACCAGCACCAGAACCAGCCATTTGGGGTCTCAGGTGGAGCTCAGCCTGCACAGTTCGGAGCTTGTAATCTGGGGCACCAGGAGTGTGGGGACCATCCCCGGTTCTCCGCAGGGTTCCCTGGACGGAAGAGGATGTCCAGGCCTGCCCTGTCAGGGCACTACCTCCTCAATGTCTCCACGTACGGACGAGGCTCAGAGAGCAGTAAACGCTTCCACCCATTGACCACGGCTAACACCTCACTGACCCCACTGGCCAATCTGAAGAGAGAGCACATTGGGGGGGAGGCTGGCTAA
- the LOC106603742 gene encoding putative Polycomb group protein ASXL2 isoform X4: MHIQANFLLASTLSSDPSSPQPRCSSPSVPSSKLISPSQKHSKKALKQALKQQRNQRRQGGMPTTSSPRLLIKNVKDMADTIATKTDSCPASGTRKMSQRSSRLSARQLKRTKCAEIDVETPDSILVNTNLRALINKHTFSVLPTECQQKLLTLLPEVDQQVLDTACMDGLLKVTSSALNNEFFTSAAQSWKERLAEGEFTPELQLRMRQEIEKEKKVEYWKESFFESYYGENSGLSLEESKELLESGLSLELSATKPQLSPPTQPSPAGQALQDPKVPENSCHTRSSERRLRSSSLPINPTCKPIDSPCKPIEPPSKPIEPSKPRPEPEPVHEETVPVPPVVPPVILPKNVQKTLAVEYPRHRTRSRGLSLPIMAVEAPVVRRQDVMDSTSMVTPLGEKQMEEEEQELKEAQPETPHSPEIPQSPALESPPEVCCKKELRSSLPTDLSKPEPLGLDEHSGERREDVAPERGASVSVSVTPVSTPLSTPVSTPVSTPLSTPVSTPVSTPVSTPVSTPLSTPISSHVSTPISTTPPPEPLKRKSSSSEQEVELTPEKRARITPPTVSVVTSPAATITTAQRVPPLKIPVSRILSVPASPTQVSPRTPLPVPLSPGPSPGRTGARTLADIKAKAQLARAQRAAAAAAASSSSKGAVPGPGPGGGNVEHRASAQTLHSRPPSSTQSQSTTRLSVSSITGQSTCQSPDAVTTPAHSSSVQSSGSSVPFDLSLSQRSSNTGRASLTDDQQRGYSDGLMNPGSLMGPQHGNIQHTSYPPGPQSTSSYTSSVCGVKSQYVSGVSGSSMAARAIHFIPANNPLVTSLLQGKEVPLEQILPKPLAKADVQMAQAKCHDDKGTIKSHSNAGTASGENKSQYLHAGGVEDYSRSEQQGSIGQSTSTIPGTRAGMLAELQCHQRETPNKDIQEQILQALLHRATHQHQNQPFGVSGGAQPAQFGACNLGHQECGDHPRFSAGFPGRKRMSRPALSGHYLLNVSTYGRGSESSKRFHPLTTANTSLTPLANLKREHIGGEAG, from the exons atgcACATCCAGGCCAACTTTCTGT TGGCCTCCACGCTGTCTTCTGATCCGTCGTCTCCTCAGCCGCGTTGttcatctccctctgtccccagTAGCAAGCTCATCTCTCCCTCACAGAAACATAGCAAGAAGGCTCTCAAACAG GCCCTGAAGCAGCAGAGGAACCAGCGGAGACAGGGGGGCATGCCCACCACCTCCAGCCCAAGACTGCTCATCAAGAACGTGAAGGACATGGCTGACACCATTGCCACTAAGACCG ACTCCTGTCCTGCTTCTGGTACCAGGAAGATGTCTCAGAGGTCCAGTCGACTCAGTGCAC GGCAACTGAAGCGTACCAAGTGTGCAGAGATAGACGTTGAGACACCAGACTCTATCCTGGTTAACACCAACCTGCGTGCCCTGATCAACAAACACACCTTCTCTGTCCTGCCCACAGAGTGCCAACAGAAGCTACTCACACTGCTGCCTGAGGTCGACCAACAGGTACTAGACACC GCCTGTATGGATGGTCTGTTAAAGGTCACCAGTTCTGCCTTGAACAATGAGTTTTTCACATCAGCAGCTCAGTCCTGGAAAGAACGACTGGCAGAAG GTGAGTTCACTCCTGAGTTGCAGCTGAGAATGCGTCAGGAGATTGAAAAGGAGAAGAAGGTGGAGTATTGGAAGGAAAGTTTCTTTGAGAGCTACTATGGTGAAAA CTCTGGACTCAGCTTAGAGGAATCCAAAGAGCTGCTTGAGTCTGGTCTCAGTCTGGAGCTCTCAGCCACCAAACCCCAGTTGTCTCCTCCAACTCAGCCAAGTCCTGCTGGCCAAGCACTGCAAGATCCCAAGGTCCCTGAGAACAGCTGCCATACTCGTTCTTCAGAGAGGAGGCTCCGATCATCATCACTGCCTATAAACCCTACATGTAAACCCATAGATTCTCCATGTAAACCAATAGAACCTCCATCTAAACCCATAGAGCCTTCCAAGCCAAGACCGGAACCAGAGCCTGTTCACGAAGAAACAGTACCAGTCCCACCCGTTGTCCCACCAGTTATATTACCGAAAAATGTACAGAAGACACTGGCGGTTGAGTACCCCAGACACAGGACTCGTAGCAGAGGTTTATCCCTGCCTATAATGGCAGTGGAGGCACCTGTTGTGAGGAGACAGGACGTGATGGACTCAACCTCAATGGTTACTCCACTTGGGGAGAagcagatggaggaagaggaacaggagctgaaAGAAGCTCAGCCGGAGACCCCCCATTCCCCTGAGATCCCACAGTCCCCTGCCCTGGAGAGTCCTCCAGAGGTTTGCTGCAAGAAGGAGCTCAGGTCATCACTGCCGACCGACCTTTCAAAGCCAGAGCCTCTGGGCTTGGACGAGCacagtggggagaggagggaagatgtTGCACCAGAGAGAGGTGCCTCAGTCTCAGTGTCAGTCACCCCCGtatccacccctctatccactcCCGTATCCACCCCCGtatccacccctctatccacccccgtATCCACCCCCGTATCCACCCCCGTATCCACCCCTGTATCCACCCCTCTATCTACTCCTATATCCAGCCATGTATCTACCCCCATATCCACCACCCCACCCCCAGAGCCGTTGAAAAGGAAGTCCTCATCCAGTGAACAGGAAGTAGAGCTGACTCCAGAGAAGAGGGCCCGCATCACTCCACCGACAGTATCTGTGGTAACCTCTCCAGCAGCCACCATAACAACAGCACAGAGAGTGCCTCCGCTTAAG ATTCCTGTGTCACGAATCCTATCGGTCCCTGCATCTCCAACCCAGGTGTCCCCCAGgacacctctccctgtccccctcagcCCTGGCCCCAGCCCCGGACGCACTGGTGCTCGCACTCTGGCTGACATCAAGGCTAAAGCCCAGCTAGCCCGGGCCCAGCGTGCAGCAGCAGCTGCTGCAGCCAGCTCCTCCTCTAAAGGTGCAGTACCAGGCCCAGGACCAGGAGGAGGCAATGTAGAGCATAGAGCTTCAGCCCAGACCCTCCACTccagacccccctcctccacccagtCTCAGTCAACCACCAGGCTGTCAGTAAGTAGCATCACTGGTCAATCTACCTGTCAATCACCTGATGCAGTCACCACACCAGCCCACTCCAGTTCGGTCCAATCATCAGGCTCCTCTGTGCCCTTTGACCTTAGCCTGTCTCAAAGAAGCTCCAACACCGGTAGAGCGTCTCTCACTGATGACCAACAGAGAGGCTACTCCGATGGTCTGATGAACCCAGGTTCTCTGATGGGACCTCAACATGGGAACATTCAACATACGTCATACCCACCAGGTCCCCAGTCAACCTCTAGCTACACTTCATCTGTGTGTGGTGTGAAGAGCCAGTATGTATCTGGTGTATCTGGAAGCTCCATGGCAGCTAGGGCTATCCACTTTATCCCAGCCAACAACCCTCTGGTCACATCTCTCCTCCAGGGGAAAGAGGTCCCTCTGGAACAGATCCTCCCCAAGCCTCTGGCCAAGGCCGATGTCCAGATGGCCCAGGCCAAATGCCATGATGACAAAGGGACGATAAAGTCTCACAGCAATGCTGGAACAGCCAGTGGTGAGAATAAGAGCCAATACCTACACGCTGGTGGTGTGGAGGACTACAGTAGATCTGAACAGCAAGGATCCATAGGCCAGTCCACTTCCACCATACCTGGAACAAGAGCAGGAATGTTGGCAGAGCTCCAGTGCCATCAAAGGGAAACACCTAACAAAGACATCCAGGAACAGATCCTTCAGGCTCTGTTGCACAGGGCCACCCACCAGCACCAGAACCAGCCATTTGGGGTCTCAGGTGGAGCTCAGCCTGCACAGTTCGGAGCTTGTAATCTGGGGCACCAGGAGTGTGGGGACCATCCCCGGTTCTCCGCAGGGTTCCCTGGACGGAAGAGGATGTCCAGGCCTGCCCTGTCAGGGCACTACCTCCTCAATGTCTCCACGTACGGACGAGGCTCAGAGAGCAGTAAACGCTTCCACCCATTGACCACGGCTAACACCTCACTGACCCCACTGGCCAATCTGAAGAGAGAGCACATTGGGGGGGAGGCTGGCTAA